A genomic window from Periophthalmus magnuspinnatus isolate fPerMag1 chromosome 16, fPerMag1.2.pri, whole genome shotgun sequence includes:
- the LOC117383366 gene encoding uncharacterized protein LOC117383366 isoform X7, protein MTTEASALSEADTEGKQTASPTEPEPENKQNPEPEEGQSSAAQEQTSDPGHAEAAVTPEEEQLKPRTRTSAGKGLSKLFSNFLKRRSQCSEGDGFEVEKAKDDKADKEAKAEKVEETEEKNEEKESKTQEAVVEVKEEKKEEKVEPTEEKKKEEEKTEKKGSKKKKKEVKKKGEDKTKKAEDKVKTEDAKVKRDEKIKKEDEKVKIEDEKVKPVEVKVRQEEKKEEVKEETVAEKVEEKVEPKAEAKEEAPAKDETKKSEIKKEVKIDKKEAKKKKEEREKKREEEKAKKKEEEKAREAEKAKKKEQEKNKKKEEEKAKEAKKKEEKAKEEKKKEEKVKEEKKEEKIKEEKKKEEETKEETKKEEEEVKKKPEEKPKEETAKKEEKSKEEVKKEEQKTDKPKKEEEKGKKKDKGKKGKKGSVEQVKAPIADPEPELKTEPDIEPAPDQRSVGSAEQAPGEDKEDPEVKEAAEIEEVKEDGENKESPKAEEKTLKGEKKSKSQAKKTGKEKKTEEVKGSKGQRQKTMQCKVTLLDDALFECELDKHAKGQELFTKVCDHLNLLEKDYFGLAHWESSSSKTWVDLTKELRKQAPGGIYEFTFNVKFYPPDPAQLTEDLTRYCLCLQLRKDILRGVLPCSFVTLSLLGSYTAQSELGEYDPEVHGTDYVKDLNLAPGQTKELEEKVIELHRTYRSMSPAQADMLFLENAKKLAMYGVDLHQAKDLEGVDITLGVCASGLMVYKDKLRINRFPWPKVLKISYKRSSFFIKIRASEQEQYESTIGFKLPNYKASKKLWKVCVEHHTFFRVPSVEPPSSRRFLVLGSKFRYSGRTQTQTRQASSMIDRPAPRFTRSASKRLSRNLDGGRCEVDDWADYLQSTRVQYLPGLSVTEQSVQTDLGVSRPWPELLQPEPAKDEWTTLLHRHPPFPLTPSFTMVKQPGELNLTKMNSLERLFQPVPKQTDDWFLYFDRSSVLKGDSISYQLQQREKLSVEMTTEEVVERRQEFITLVDTLKEVDVLERRLKEVRDLEERLQQVDELQERLQEVIEEELGKEEVARLKDEEDRETQVKTSIRASKTTVGEVDELEDEIKRVFLKGLLSEEEEARLQQNLMESTDKSFVMESLREKLGQIENEWREDVEKELRLSDVGTTGVVTYQVERRMEKILTIVDEMTEIKGIPKGGVETKSILSRTELLEERASRFIIPSQSEDKDVWFKLFDRLPYKAVYKPVIASVETVQTNADIVSSKPLVLEKGEVLAEELKIEDEGWVERTPQAPLPSVLRADDWFVLFDVVPRIVPHKQPATTLMPVVEVETEKKDVFPEVPTVKMIEEVVVVESGKMKAQNEAIVLPAAVNKVEDDWFVLFDPSPKVMLYMQPVIEIDKPAVDDYHKEEIISSETTSEKVVMDTSIIIKKELSKIKTNEQKITQPAQQRGDDSLLLFDVAVKTTPHRPPVVAVASYGQAYVEETTTVKQMTRISVKEMTEEKEVIVRPVRKEKISPTLRKIDDDWFVLFFAAPKETSFKPTVVPAAQIIPKSEPKVEVKVTERKADAVQIKPRPSQPLPQREDDWFVLLEPRSRLILPTVLPVKPLLGIRKTLDSKIETTGTQAQKLIIGVDKRRDETSLFERRPRPIRAKSEREIADDWFVFFDIIRYKPVAKPKAVLRESAAVVSKPKLIYDDVTKVQGTKVAITDEETVLSMSKRIYDDTKPFVTVTRIKKILPRKIDDDWYVQLDATPKIKAVAKPVRASSEIKTTKTVVTKVQRAQQTVTVTEKRWQRAGVEQKRLPATVRKVDDNWYILLDRIAKAPVSAPARVRFTTKESKIATKTRVTISESRPRFEKRVLKERRPSSRRSDDWFVLFERGLKKSVVSTQRGTRPVSAPVFSQAALAEAGIPMAPLDQPQTSTPIKGSRQDERRLEVTVETEEITKMETLSEVKPIWKDRREVKSTLITSINGDLKHEREVASSEMVRLRQKRAKRIEGDSIYIRHSILMLEEFDKPQEDLLRHHASISELKRNFMEALPESRPSEWDKRLSTHSPFRTLGVNGQPLPGTDGSVCDSPECNESKTNTTQEETRSALSFSGTSSPTVSHTSELDGPQDSAVEFCDQDVVVVFETSLVPVVEVEMAQLSSPLHESPCKELDAAQTKELQESHPAEGDSSGTIVGSSAVSYFRSVGPKVMRCFQVDGTDEDKEVSSESSSKTVTSETTSGTTVTTTHISKVVKSGSSETRVEKRIIITADSDIDQEKGKGSGASAL, encoded by the exons ATGACGACAGAGGCGAGTGCTCTGAGTgaagcagacactgagggtaaGCAGACGGCCAGTCCCACCGAACCTGAACCAGAGAACAAGCAGAACCCAGAGCCAGAGGAAGGGCAGTCCTCCGCTGCCCAGGAGCAGACCTCTGATCCTGGGCATGCAGAGGCAGCAGTCACCCCCGAAGAGGAGCAGCTGAAACCTCGCACCAGGACCTCCGCCGGCAAAGGCCTATCCAAACTATTCTCCAATTTTCTCAAGCGGCGCTCACAGTGTTCAGAGGGAGACGGCTTTGAGGTGGAGAAAGCCAAGGATGACAAGGCTGACAAAGAGGCAAAAGCCGAAAAAgtagaggagacagaagagaaaaaCGAAGAGAAGGAGAGCAAAACACAAGAGGCAGTGGTTGaggtgaaagaggagaaaaaggaggaaaaggTAGAACCcacagaagagaagaagaaagaggaagaaaagactgaaaagaaaggcagcaaaaaaaagaaaaaagaggtcAAGAAAAAAGGTgaagacaagacaaaaaaagCAGAGGATAAGGTAAAAACAGAAGATGCTAAAGTAAAACgagatgaaaaaataaaaaaggaggatgaaaaagtgaaaatagaGGATGAAAAGGTAAAACCAGTGGAGGTAAAagtgagacaggaggagaagaaggaagaagtgaaggaggagacagTTGCTGAAAAAGTAGAAGAAAAGGTAGAGCCAAAAGCTGAAGCTAAAGAAGAAGCACCTGCTAAAGATGAAACAAAGAAGAGTGAGATAAAAAAGGAGgtaaaaattgacaaaaaagaagcaaagaaaaaaaaggaggaaagagaaaagaagagggaagaggagaaggcgaagaaaaaagaggaagagaaggcaCGGGAGGCAGAGAAGGCTAAAAAGAAAGAacaggagaaaaacaaaaaaaaggaggaggagaaggcaaAGGAGGccaaaaagaaagaggaaaaagcaaaagaggaaaagaagaaagaggaaaaagtaaaggaggagaaaaaagaggaaaagataaaggaggagaagaagaaagaggaggaaacaaaagaggaaactaaaaaagaagaggaggaggtgaaaaaGAAGCCAGAGGAAAAACCAAAAGAAGAGACAGCAAAAAAAGAGGAGAAGTCAAAAGAGGAGGTGAAGAAAGAAGAACAGAAAACGGACAAgccaaagaaagaagaagaaaaagggaagaaaaaggACAAGGGCAAAAAGGGTAAAAAGGGGTCTGTAGAACAGGTCAAAGCGCCCATTGCAGATCCAGAACCGGAGCTCAAAACTGAACCAGACATCGAACCGGCTCCGGACCAGCGCTCCGTCGGCAGTGCAGAG CAAGCTCCAGGGGAAGACAAAGAGGATCCTGAAGTAAAGGAAGCGGCAGAGATAGAAGAAGTTAAGGAGGACGGTGAAAACAAAGAGTCACCAAAAGCTGAAGAGAAAACAttgaagggagagaaaaagtCTAAATCACAGGCAAAAAAAACTGGTAAAGAGAAGAAAACCGAGGAGGTAAAAGGCTCCAAAGGCCAAAGGCAGAAGACCATGCAGTGCAAAGTCACGTTACTGGATGACGCTCTCTTTGAGTGTGAGCTTGAT AAACATGCTAAAGGTCAGGAACTATTCACTAAGGTGTGTGACCACCTCAATCTATTGGAGAAAGATTACTTTGGCCTTGCACACTGGGAATCCTCATCTAGTAAG acGTGGGTTGACCTTACAAAAGAGCTTCGAAAACAGGCTCCAGGAGGCATTTATGAGTTTACATTCAATGTTAAGTTTTACCCCCCAGACCCAGCCCAGCTCACTGAGGATCTCACCAG GTACTGTCTGTGTCTCCAGCTGAGGAAAGACATCCTGCGTGGGGTCCTTCCATGCTCCTTTGTGACCCTGTCTTTACTGGGGTCCTACACAGCTCAGTCCGAACTCGGAGAGTATGACCCCGAAGTACATGGTACAGACTATGTGAAGGATTTGAACCTGGCTCCTGGACAGACCAAAGAGCTGGAAGAGAAGGTCATCGAGCTACACCGCACATACAG GTCAATGAGTCCAGCCCAAGCAGACATGCTGTTTCTAGAAAATGCCAAGAAACTTGCCATGTATGGAGTGGACCTTCACCAAGCTAAG GATCTTGAAGGTGTTGACATCACATTAGGTGTTTGTGCCAGCGGACTCATGGTTTACAAGGACAAACTCAGGATCAATCGTTTCCCTTGGCCCAAAGTGCTCAAGATCTCCTACAAACGAAGCAGCTTCTTCATCAAGATCAGGGCATCAGAG CAAGAACAGTACGAGAGCACCATTGGTTTCAAATTGCCAAACTACAAAGCCTCAAAGAAACTGTGGAAAGTTTGTGTGGAGCACCACACCTTCTTCAG aGTTCCATCAGTGGAGCCTCCTTCCTCTCGGCGCTTCCTCGTCTTGGGTTCAAAGTTTCGTTACAGTGGACGCACTCAGACTCAGACCCGTCAGGCCAGCTCCATGATCGACCGGCCCGCTCCTCGCTTTACACGCTCTGCCAGCAAGAGGCTGTCCCGCAACCTGGATGGAG GCAGGTGTGAGGTGGATGACTGGGCCGATTATCTGCAGTCCACCAGAGTCCAATATCTCCCTGGGCTCTCAG TCACAGAGCAGAGTGTCCAGACTGACCTCGGAGTCAGTCGGCCATGGCCTGAGCTGCTGCAGCCAGAACCAGCAAAAGACGAGTGGACTACTCTGCTCCACCGACACCCTCCTTTCCCTCTTACACCATCATTTACTATGGTTAAACAGCCAG GGGAACTTAACTTGACAAAGATGAACTCTCTAGAAAGGCTGTTTCAACCTGTGCCAAAGCAAACAGATGACTGGTTTTTGTACTTTGACCGCAGTAGTGTGTTAAAAGGGGACAGTATTTCAT ACCAGCTCCAGCAGAGGGAAAAGCTCTCTGTAGAAATGACCACTGAGGAAGTGGTTGAGCGGAGACAGGAATTCATCACTTTGGTGGATACACTGAAAGAAGTGGATGTTTTAGAAAGACGCCTGAAAGAAGTGAGGGATTTAGAAGAACGACTCCAACAAGTGGATGAGCTTCAGGAGAGACTTCAGGAAGTTATTGAGGAAGAGCTAGGAAAGGAGGAGGTGGCTAGGCTCAAGGATGAGGAAGACAGGGAAACACAAGTAAAAACCAGTATACGAGCATCAAAAACCACAGTGGGGGAAGTGGATGAGCTGGAAGATGAAATTAAAAGGGTGTTTCTCAAAGGTTTGCTatctgaagaagaggaggccAGGCTGCAGCAGAATCTAATGGAATCTACAGACAAGAGTTTTGTGATGgaaagtttgagagaaaaacttggTCAGATAGAAAACGAGTGGAGAGAGGATGTGGAGAAGGAGCTTAGGCTGTCAGATGTTGGCACCACTGGTGTTGTAACATACCAGGttgagaggaggatggagaaaaTACTAACAATTGTGGATGAAATGACTGAAATTAAAGGGATACCAAAAGGGGGAGTTGAGACAAAGTCCATATTAAGCAGAACAGAATTGCTTGAAGAGAGGGCAAGCAGATTTATAATTCCAAGCCAGTCTGAAGATAAAGATGTCTGGTTTAAGCTTTTTGATCGTCTTCCATATAAGGCTGTATACAAGCCAG TGATTGCCTCTGTGGAAACTGTGCAAACCAATGCAGATATTGTTTCATCAAAGCCACTTGTTTTGGAAAAAGGTGAAGTTTTAGCCGAAGAGCTGAAAATTGAAGATGAGGGGTGGGTTGAGCGGACCCCTCAGGCTCCTTTGCCCTCTGTGCTGAGAGCTGATGACTGGTTTGTCTTGTTTGATGTTGTTCCAAGAATTGTGCCCCATAAACAACCAG CTACTACTCTAATGCCTGTTGTGGAGGTGGAGACTGAAAAGAAAGATGTTTTTCCTGAAGTGCCAACAGTTAAAATGATtgaagaagtagtagtggttgaAAGTGGCAAAATGAAAGCTCAAAACGAAGCCATAGTTTTGCCAGCAGCTGTGAATAAAGTTGAAGAtgattggtttgttttgtttgatccTTCTCCAAAGGTCATGCTATACATGCAACCAG TAATTGAAATAGACAAGCCTGCTGTTGATGACTACCACAAAGAAGAGATAATTTCTTCTGAGACAACCTCAGAGAAGGTTGTAATGGACACGAGTATAATTATAAAAAAGGAGTTGTCCAAGATTAAAACAAATGAGCAGAAAATCACCCAACCAGCCCAACAAAGAGGGGATGACTCACTTCTCTTGTTTGATGTGGCTGTCAAAACAACTCCACACAGACCACCAG TGGTAGCAGTGGCTTCTTATGGTCAGGCCTATGTTGAAGAAACAACTACAGTTAAACAGATGACAAGGATTTCTGTTAAAGAAATGACTGAGGAGAAAGAGGTCATTGTTCGCCCAGTTAGAAAAGAGAAGATTTCACCAACTTTGAGAAAGATTGATGATGATTGGTTTGTCCTGTTCTTTGCTGCACCCAAAGAAACTTCCTTTAAGCCTACAG TGGTGCCTGCTGCTCAAATAATTCCAAAATCTGAGCCTAAAGTTGAAGTTAAAGTGACAGAGAGGAAGGCTGATGCAGTGCAGATAAAACCAAGGCCTTCTCAGCCACTGCCACAGAGAGAGGACGACTGGTTTGTTCTGCTTGAGCCCAGATCAAGGTTAATCCTCCCAACAG TGCTTCCTGTTAAACCTCTGCTTGGTATAAGAAAAACTTTGGATTCAAAAATAGAAACCACAGGGACCCAAGCACAGAAGTTGATAATTGGTGTGGACAAAAGACGAGATGAAACAagtttgtttgagagaagacctcgtccaatcagagccAAGTCTGAAAGAGAAATAGCAGATGATTGGTTTGTATTTTTTGACATCATCCGTTACAAGCCTGTCGCCAAGCCAAAAG CTGTTTTGAGAGAaagtgctgctgttgtgtcaaaACCCAAGCTAATATATGATGATGTGACCAAAGTACAAGGAACAAAAG TTGCCATCACAGACGAAGAAACTGTTTTGTCAATGTCCAAACGAATTTATGATGACACAAAGCCATTTGTGACAGTAAcaaggataaaaaaaatactaccacGAAAGATTGATGATGATTGGTATGTCCAACTGGATGCTACACCTAAAATAAAAG CTGTGGCTAAACCAGTCCGAGCGTCTTCTGAAATAAAAACTACCAAAACAGTAGTGACCAAAGTACAAAGAGCACAGCAGACCGTAACAGTAACTGAGAAGAGGTGGCAGAGAGCAGGTGTGGAACAGAAAAGACTTCCTGCTACAGTGCGAAAGGTGGATGATAATTGGTACATACTCCTGGACAGGATCGCTAAAGCACCAG TATCTGCACCTGCTCGTGTTCGGTTTACCACCAAGGAAAGTAAAATTGCCACTAAAACAAGGGTCACCATTTCTGAGTCTCGCCCGCGGTTTGAGAAACGGGTTCTTAAGGAAAGACGTCCCTCCTCTCGTAGAAGTGACGATTGGTTTGTTCTGTTTGAACGTGGCCTCAAGAAGTCAG TGGTGAGCACGCAGAGAGGCACACGTCCCGTCAGTGCTCCGGTGTTCTCCCAGGCTGCTCTGGCTGAGGCGGGGATCCCCATGGCCCCTCTGGACCAGCCCCAAACCTCCACCCCTATCAAGGGCAGCCGGCAGGACGAGAGGCGACTGGAGGTTACcgtggagacagaggagatcACTAAAATGGAGACGCTGTCTGAGGTGAAG CCAATATGGAAGGACCGTAGAGAAGTAAAGTCAACCTTGATAACCAGCATCAATGGGGACCTGAAG CACGAGAGGGAAGTGGCGAGCTCGGAGATGGTGCGATTGAGACAG AAAAGGGCAAAGAGAATTGAGGGTGACTCAATTTATATCAGACATAGCATTTTAATGTTGGAG GAGTTTGACAAACCCCAGGAGGACCTGCTCAGACACCATGCCAGCATCAGTGAGCTCAAGAGGAACTTCATGGAGGCGCTGCCCGAGTCACGACCCAGTGAATGGGACAAGCGCCTGTCCACACACTCCCCTTTCCGCACGCTAGGGGTTAACGGACAGCCTCTGCCTGGAACTGATGGG